The DNA segment GGTCAGGACGAGCTCCGTGTGCGGGGCTTTGCTCTTGACGAGCCCCCTGACTTCCTCAACGTCGAGCATTTTGAAACCCAAGGCAACGCAGATTTCATCGAGGATTACCAGATCCCACTCGCCACTTGAGACTACCTCCCTGGCCCGCTGAAGGGCCTTTTTGGCGGCCTCTATGTCGTCCGGTTCGGGGTTTCCGTGGACAAACTTGGGCAGGCCGAAGGACTCTATGACCGCGCCACATTCGGCTATCTTCTTCTGCTCGCCGTACACATTGGGAGCCTTCATGAACTGAAGGATGATGACCTTTCCGCCGGAGCCGAGCATCCTGACGGCCAGGCCGAAGGCCGCCGTCGTCTTCCCCTTCCCGTTGCCGGTGTAGATGTGAACTAAGCAGAGCTTGTCTTTCCAAGGCATGTGGGTTCACCTGATGGATATAATCGCCAGGGGTTTTAAAGGGTGTTGATGGAATAGGGAAATGATTAAATTCTCGTTAGTGCAAATCCCAAGATGGTGAAACCAGATGGCGGATTACTTCTTAATATCCCTTTCAAACAGGGAGAATTTGGAACTCTGCATAGAGTATGGTCTCGCAGGGTTCACAAATAGCATAAACGGCCTCTGGACCTTTTTTGATATAGATGTTGGGGATTATGTCTCATTTCTATATGGGGCCCGAGTTAGAAATCTCTACAAGGTTACCAAGAAAGTCGCCTATAAGAACGCCGAGAATCTTCCCCCGTGGCCGCCGATAACATTCAGGTCAAAAAGAACGTATTATTTTCCATTCAGACTGGTCCTAAAACAGGAAAGGGAATTTAACGAACCGATGGTCAGACCTGAATTTTCTTACGTAGCTGAGAATCTGCTCTTGAGAGGGGGCTATAGAAAGACCCATTTCCAGGCCGACACGGTAACATTTTATAACGTTTCCGAGATGGGAACAGTATTTGATGGCGAAACCAAGCATCTAGAGTTAAATGCCGAAACGTTTGAACCTAAGATTGTTTTCAAGAGAGAAAATCAAAGACCTCCCGAGAAGTTCTATTTCAGAGAGCTTGTACTTCAATCCCTTGTAAGGAGGAAAATTCAATACTCCATTCTCAAAGACGCCTTAGAATTTTTCGGTGTTGATAGTACTCCCGAAGAATTTGAAGTGCTGGGTGAAAAGGCTCTCCCAGAAGGGTACGTTGATATATTCATCAAACTGAGGCATCCAAGAGGAACAAACAAATACCTGCCTGTGGAAGTCAAAACCGGAAAAGCACAAAGTAAAGATTTGGGGCAATTAATGGGATACATAAATGAATTCAGTAACGAAACCGTTGGAGGGATATTGATTGCCAAGGATTTCCCAAGATCAATCCTCAATAATCCCAAAATATTAGCTGTCAGATATTATTTTAAGGACATAGATCCTTCCGAGGAATACAGCTATGAGGAACTCCTAAAAATGTTGACATTGGAGGTTATAGAATGAAAAAGAGACTGTTCGTGTTTATAACGCCAGATGGAGTAACTTACTCGTCCCCCGATGAGACGTACCCCGACGTGGAAAACCTCCAAGTGCTCGGATTTGGTGAAGGATCCAATGAAGAAGAAGCGTTTGAGGACTTTATTAAAAACAATAAATGGGTGTTGGAGACTCAATTCAATGAAGTGATCTGTATAGAAGTTAAATCACGAATTTATCGGGAAAAAGATTTTATCTAAGTAACAGACGTTCAGCGAGCTCGACTTCAAGCCTCTCATTCCAAAGCTGAAGTTCATCACGAACAAAAAAGCGCTGGAGCGGGCACCTGATGGGTAAGGCGATGAGAGAACTGCCAAAGGAGGACTACAAGCTTATTGAAAGCCTGCTTTGACCGAAGAGAACGCTATCTTTCTGCCAATACTAAAACTTTGGGAAAGTCTCATCAAGTTTGTGATTTTCCTCATATCTCCCCTATTATTGTGATTTTATACTCCGAGGGTTTTATAGAGGAATGCGGTTCTAACTCGCTCTCGAATAGGGTTTGCTCTTTTTAGCGCTCCATAGGAGCGCGAGTTGGAGTAAACCCACTTGAAAGTTAGCCATTAAGAGTGCATTCAACCGAAAAACAGTTCCTTGAATTCGGAAATCATTAACTACAAAAGAGCACCTTGGATAAGAATCACGAACCTTGATCAAACTTTTGCTCAGTAAATCTTTGGGGGTGGGGGCGTAAGCCCCCCAGAGGATTAAGGAATAAGGAAGGTGGGGAAACGTAGTTTCCCAAGTTTTGGAGAAAAAGCGGGGTTGTGGGGTGGAACCCCACACCGGGGGTTTGAGAGTACAGAGAGATAAGGGGGCGGAGCCCCCTTGTCTTTCGTTTCTGGGGCCAGGGCCGGGATTTGAACCCGGGCTAGGGGATCCACAGTCCCCTGTGCTAACCAGGCTACACCACCCTGGCCATTTCCAGCTAAACCTTTTGGGTTAGCTTTATAAAGTTTTCGACGGAAGGGGCTGAAAGAGGGAGCTGAGACCTTTTACATACCATAACTGATAGCTGGGGAGAGATTTAGCAGGACAGCGGGCTTTGGGAGGTTTAGATATGAAGGCAAAGCGCGAGGCACTCACCAGCCTCTTCAGGGCCATGAGGGAGGGAAAAGTTGACGAGGACATAATCGACCTCCTCCTGCTCATCAACTCAATTAATGGAATCTACACGACCAGCTCCTGCTCCGGCAGGATTGGAATCATCGAGGAGCCCGCTTTGGGTGCAAAGCCCCTCTCAAGGTGGCTCATAAAGGTACACCGTGAGATGACATTTGAAGAAGCAAGAGAAGCTCTCAAAAAGGCAGAAAAGGGACTGATCTTCCTCAAGAGCCAGCCGCCAATATTCCACGTCGTCGCCGAGGACATCGAGAAAGCGAAGAAGCTCCATGAACTTGGTTTGGCATCGGGATTTAAGTACACCACCTTCAAGGTCATCTCGAAGCGATACCTCGTTGAGATAAACGCCACAGAGTACCTAACCGCGCCCCTCGGCAGGGACGGGAGGGTTTTAATCGACGATGAGTACCTGAGCTTTGCTCTGGAAGTCGGCAATTCCATGCTGATGAGGAGCAAGGGGAGACTGCCGCGCCTGGGGAGAAACTTCAGAAAGCTGAGGGAAGAGCTCGGAGAAGACGAGCTGTTCTACGAGCTGGCGGAGAAGTTCGAAATCAAAGCCAGGTGAGACTCATGTAGCTCTTCATGGAAGGGCATCCCGCACTGACCTCTTCCCCGCCCTAAAGGGCGAGGCTTGCAAAAGAAAAAAAGTTACCTCATCTCATTCCACTCCGGGTTCCCGTACCTCTCTTCCACCAGTCTCTCGGCAAGCTCAAGCTCGTAGTCCGTTAGCCCCCCTTCCTCCAGCCCGAACGCGGTAAAGAACTTGTCCTTCAGCAGTTCGTAGGCCTCCCAGCGGCTGAGCTTTATCCCCTCGCGCTCCAGCGTTGTTACCCTCTCCCAGATGCTTGAAACGCCCTTGTCGGCGAGCTTGGCCTTTGAAGCGCGGAGAACCCTTCCGAGCACCTCGACGCGCGTGGAGTACATGAAGGTGCCGTGCTGCAGGATGATTCCCTTCCGCCTCGTCTGTGCGGAGCCGCTTATCTTCTTTCCGTTGGCAACTATGTCGTTGAGGCCGGAGAAGCCGGCATCAATGCCGAGCTCTTTCAAGGCATCGACGAGAGGGCCGGCCAGATAGCGGTAGCTCGTCTCGACGTTTTTGAGCATGGGGTGTAAATCTTCGCCGACAACGACGGAATAGGTTATCTCGCCGAACTCGTCGTGGAAGACCGAACCGCCGCCGGTTATTCTCCTCACGACGGGAATGCCGAGCCTCCTGGCTTCCTCAAGGTTGACGTCGTGGACGACGCTCTGGAATCTCCCAATAGTTACCGAGCTCGGCGAGAAGGCGTAGAGCCTGACCGTGTCAGGGACTTTCCCCTCGATTCTGGCGCGCATTATCGCCTCGTCTATGGCCATCTGGACCTCAGGTCTTGCAACTATGAGCGGGATGAACCTCATGACATCACCAAGGTTAAAAGGTCGTGAGCGTTTTTAAGCCCAGCGATGATGAGGCCCAAGCCCTTCCGAGGCAACGATGAGGAGAGCGCTGACCTCCTCCCCGCCCTGAAGGACGAGGGTTCCAACGAGGAACCCCCCTTACCCTAAAGGCAGGGAGGTTTGAGGGGTCTCATTTAGACCCAAAACAAATTGGGTCTTCGACCCCTCTGGCCCGGTCTTAGGCCAGTTACCCCTCACCTTGAAGGCTTTCAAACCCTCAAGGCTCGGGGTTATAGCTTTAACCTTCCTCAAAATATTAAAAGCTCCCACAAGGTCAGCATTCATTACAACGCCCTCTCTACGGCACTTAAACAAACCCCTAACAAAGCGAGCGTTGGGATGGTGTTGGCCACAGAGAGGACAGGATTGCGAAGTGAAAGCCTCATTAACCACAACAACACTAATACCATACTCTTCCGAGACTTCTTTGAGCCTCTTAATCACATAATTGAAACGCCACACGTGGGAAAGGAGAAAATTCTGCTTTTTACCCTTGTCCGAGTTTCTGGCGATACTCTTAGGATAACCAACGACAATTTTAGAAACCCCAATCTCGTAAAGCCTCCTGACAGTTTGCCTGACTGCAGTGTTAATGTAATGTTTAGCCTGAAGCTTGGCCCTCTCGTGCATTCTCTTGAGTTTTCTGCTCGTCTTAGCTCCAGATTTATTGAGTTTTGATTGATACTCTGCAATTTTTCTCCTCCAGTAAAAATCAATGCTTTTGAGTGGTCTCCCGTTCACGAGGAAGCTTTCACCATTCTCAACGTAAACGGCCATTAAGTTGTTCACTCCCAAGTCGATTCCTGCCGAAAGGCTTCCTTTTGGCCTTCTTGGGAGTGCAACCCACTCCCCGCCCTCAAATTTCTCCTCGACTGTAACGCTGATGTGGGCGTACCATCTCCGCTTCACCTTGTCATAAGTGATTTCTAACCGCCCCTGCTTGCCCTTCAAGTGTATCCTGCCCTTGAATTGGATTTTGAGTATTCCGAACTTACCAAGTCTCCTCAATTCGAGGACGTTTCCATTAATCCGGTACTGGTCGTTTCTCAGGGGAATTACGAAGAGTTTTCTGCCGTCCTCTTCCCTAACGAATTTGGGCGGTCTTGGCTTGGACCATTCGGGGAGTTCGCCATTCTTTTTCCTCCTGTTGAGTGAGAAGAACGAACGCCAGCTTTCAGCGTTCTTTCGGGCTAACTGTTGAACTGTTGAGCCACCAATCCAGTTCTTGAACTCGTAGTATGCTTCTTTTTCTGTCGTTGAGAAGTCGGTTTTGCCGAATTCTTTGAACTGTTTCAAGCGTTGGTAATTGAGCTTGTTCCAGATTATGGCTGTGGCTTGAGCTAATTCAAAAAGGGCTTTCTCTTGTTTCTTTGAGGGTTGAAGTTTTACCGTTACTGCCCGCCTCATTTCAAAGTATGGTATGCGTTTTAGGCTTTAAAAGAGTGTTGCTTTTCTCATTGAGACCAATTTATCAAATACCGTACCCCGCCCTAAAGGGCGAGGCTTGTGAAAAGAAAAAAGTCAAAGCCCCACCTCGGGGGTTTGAGAGTACAGGAAGCTTTTGGAAAAAGCTTCACCAAAAGTTTGTAGCCCACCCTTGAAGGCGTCACTACGGTCGGTTTTCCAAATCGAGGGCATTTTTTGAGGGAGAAAACTGCAGAGGCCGGCTAAAATGGTTTACTCCCCTATGACGCCCAATGGACGTCTTTTAAGGTTAAACCTCTTTAAAAGGAGCCCCAAAGAGTCCCCCATTCAAAACAACGGACTTCAAATAGAAAACCCAAAATCTGGCACTTAAAAAAGGGGGAGCTACAAACTTTGATCAAACTTTGCGCAGGCAAAGTTCTGGGGGTGTGGGGGCGTTAGCCCCCCAAGGGATTAAAAAATAAGGAAGGTGGAGAAACGTAGTTTCCCAAGTTTTGGAGAAAAAGCGGGGTTGTGGGGTGGAACCCCACACCGGGGGTTTGAGAGTACAGAGAGATAAGGGGGCGGAGCCCCCTTGTCTTTCGTAGGGTCAGGGGCCGATTAGTTCATCATCGGAGCCCTCGGACACCTACCCTCACATCATCCCAGGCCGAGGTGTTCCCTTATTATGAGGGGGATGAGCCCTATCTTCGGGAAGACGATTAGGGCCTTGTCCTCGACGGCATAGGCTGGAACGCAGGGGACGGTGCCGTAGGGTGTCGGGTACGGGGGGTCGGGTGCCCAGTTGTTGTCTCCCCACGTCACGAAGCACTTCTCTGCCTTACCCCCAAGTTCGACCACCTTTATCTCCCTGACGCGGTGAATTATCGGGTATTCGTAGCCGGGCCGTTTGTAGACGATAACGTCACCGACGTGGACGTCGTCTATGTTATCCTCGTTTATCCCCTTGAGCAGGACAACATCACCGCGGTAGAAAACGGGCTCCATGGACTCGCTGACGACTATTACAAGGGGCGAGTCAGTGTGAAGGGCCAGTTTGAGCCCCACCTGGAGAGTGAAGACCGCCAGGAGGGCTATCAGTATCCACGCCAGGTCCTTTTTCCATGAGTCCTCCATTTCAGCGCCTCCATGAGGGTGCTTATTCTCGCGGGTATGGCACCTATCGCGGTGCAGGTTTCCAGGCTTATCCCATTTCCAGTGATGTCCATGTGGTAGCGGGCGGTCTTAAATATTTCCTTCGGGAGACCGTGCCTCCCGAGGCCGACCAGGAGGAGAAAACTCTCCCCCCTCAAAGCCCTCTCTGCAAGCTCAAGTGGTGTTATCTCCTTCTCCTCGCCCGGCTTTCTGGTCGTGGCGACGGGGATACCGAACTGCGGCGGAAAACCCCTCCGGGGGAACTCCAGAATGTGGAAGCGGTTTCTCTCGGCCAGTTCGAGGAGATACTTCCCCCCCTCACCTATGGTCGTATGGCCGGCTATCTCCCGGGCAACGTCCAGCGGCTCTCCCTCAAGGGGGAAGCCAACCAGTGCCAGATGAAAGCCGTAGGCGTAGGCAATTGGCCCGGCCCTGGCTATCGCCCTGAGGTGGGCCTCATGGAGCCTCTTGGGGTCATACGTGTTGTAAAGGGCCAGAGTCAGCATCTTTCCTCACTTAAAGTGGCCAGGGAATGTTTATAAGGATTTAGAACAGACTAAAAAGTTAGGATGACGACGCGCGAGGAAATAGAACTACTGATTGAAAGGGGGTACTACGAGGAGGCCCTGTCCGAGGTTCACAATCTGAAGGACCCCCTCGACCAGATAGAGGTTCTCACGGACATAGCCGTTGCCATATACCAGCACGGCGGGCCCCAAGAATGGATCCCCAGCATAATAGAGGACGCCATGTACATAGCCAAGAAGCTCAAAGATCCGGCCAACAGAGCAGTGGCGTACTCAACGATAGCCTCTTCCCTCGCGATAATGGGATACGAAGAGGACGCTATGGACTTCTTCAATCGTGCTCTGGACGTAACTGGTAGAATAAAAAGTCCGATAGAGAAGGGCGTAGTCCTCTCCGAGCTTGCGTATCATCTGGCAGTTGGGGGCTATCCCGAAAACGCCCTTGAGCTCTTCAACATAGCCTTTGACACAATAATCGGGGCGGAAGTGGGGTACAACCTTAAAGTCGACGGCATAATAAGGATAGGAGAGCTCCTTGAGAAGGCGGGTGATGCACTTCCATCGGGTAAAGCCCTCGACTTCTACAGGATGGCCTTCGACATATTCGACAAGCTCCATGTAAACCAGCGCGCGGCCGTCGTCGAGAAGAAGATAGAGCTGGCCCGGACTGTCTACGAGGTCGGCCTCCCGTCGATAAGGCAGGCCCTCCTTGAGGGAAGGAACCACTACGCCCTGGCACTCATTGAAAAGAAGTACGCCGGGGTCGTGAGGCTCATAGGGGAGCTCGAAGTGGCGCTCTGGATGAAGAGGGTGAACAACGTAGAGTACCTGGAGGTCGTTGACAGGGCCTTCGAGCACTGCAAAAACCCGCGCTTCACGGAGGCCAACGTGCAGAAGATAGCCAGGCTTCTGACCGAACTCGGAAGCCTGAGAAGGGCGCTTGAGTTCGCGAGAGCTATAAAGGACGTTCGCAAGAAGAGCGACGCCCTGAGGGCAATAGCCGTAGAGCTGGCAAAAAGGAACGAGTTTGAAGAAGCTCGGGAGATCGTTGAGATTATACCCGACCCGGAGATAAGGGCCGAAGCGATGACCGAGGTTGTTGCTATAGAGGAGAGCCGGTGAAAAGCTATGATATTCGACGCCCATTCAGACCTCCCAACGTTCATCTACGACGAAAGGGACAGGGGAAAGGCTCGCGTTCTGGAGGAAAACTTCGAACGCTTCTTCGCCCCGGGGATAGGTGCCAGGGTCATGGCCATCTGGACGCGTCCCGACAGGAGGAGCAACGCAACCGTCTACGGCCTGGAGGCTCTGAACGCCCTCAGAAGGGACATCGAGGAGAGCGAACGATTTGAGCTGGTGACGAGCTCCGAAGGGATGAAACGGGCCATTGAAGATGGAAGAATCGCCCTCTGGCTCGGCCTTGAGGGCGGCGAACCGGTGGGCGAGAGCATCCACCTCCTGGAGGTCTTCTACCGCCTGGGCCTCCGCGTTCTGACCCTCACATGGAGCCTGCACAACGCGATAGGCGACGGTGTCTTTGAAAGAACGAATGGGGGGCTCACCAACTTCGGTATTGAGGTCGTTGGAAAGGCGGAGGAGCTCGGAATAGTCATCGACCTGAGCCACATCAACGAGGCCGGCTTCTGGGACGTCCTCGATACTACCGCGTTTCCGGTCATAGCGTCGCACTCCAACGCAAGAGCCCTCTGCGACCACGGGAGAAACCTGACCGACGATCAGATCCAGGCGATAGCCGAGCGCGGCGGTGTCATAGGGGCGGTGGCGATCCCAAGCTTCGTCCACCGGGAGAGGCCAACACTGGAGATGTACGTGGAGCACATAGCGTACATGGC comes from the Thermococcus thioreducens genome and includes:
- a CDS encoding dipeptidase, which encodes MIFDAHSDLPTFIYDERDRGKARVLEENFERFFAPGIGARVMAIWTRPDRRSNATVYGLEALNALRRDIEESERFELVTSSEGMKRAIEDGRIALWLGLEGGEPVGESIHLLEVFYRLGLRVLTLTWSLHNAIGDGVFERTNGGLTNFGIEVVGKAEELGIVIDLSHINEAGFWDVLDTTAFPVIASHSNARALCDHGRNLTDDQIQAIAERGGVIGAVAIPSFVHRERPTLEMYVEHIAYMADLAGYKHVGLGFDFVYYLPGWSGRSVEGFEDESKIPALVERLSETFSGREVEAITFKNFERVFERVVG
- the taw3 gene encoding tRNA(Phe) 7-((3-amino-3-carboxypropyl)-4-demethylwyosine(37)-N(4))-methyltransferase Taw3 yields the protein MKAKREALTSLFRAMREGKVDEDIIDLLLLINSINGIYTTSSCSGRIGIIEEPALGAKPLSRWLIKVHREMTFEEAREALKKAEKGLIFLKSQPPIFHVVAEDIEKAKKLHELGLASGFKYTTFKVISKRYLVEINATEYLTAPLGRDGRVLIDDEYLSFALEVGNSMLMRSKGRLPRLGRNFRKLREELGEDELFYELAEKFEIKAR
- a CDS encoding lipoate--protein ligase family protein; its protein translation is MRFIPLIVARPEVQMAIDEAIMRARIEGKVPDTVRLYAFSPSSVTIGRFQSVVHDVNLEEARRLGIPVVRRITGGGSVFHDEFGEITYSVVVGEDLHPMLKNVETSYRYLAGPLVDALKELGIDAGFSGLNDIVANGKKISGSAQTRRKGIILQHGTFMYSTRVEVLGRVLRASKAKLADKGVSSIWERVTTLEREGIKLSRWEAYELLKDKFFTAFGLEEGGLTDYELELAERLVEERYGNPEWNEMR
- a CDS encoding signal peptidase I codes for the protein MEDSWKKDLAWILIALLAVFTLQVGLKLALHTDSPLVIVVSESMEPVFYRGDVVLLKGINEDNIDDVHVGDVIVYKRPGYEYPIIHRVREIKVVELGGKAEKCFVTWGDNNWAPDPPYPTPYGTVPCVPAYAVEDKALIVFPKIGLIPLIIREHLGLG
- a CDS encoding DUF531 domain-containing protein, with protein sequence MLTLALYNTYDPKRLHEAHLRAIARAGPIAYAYGFHLALVGFPLEGEPLDVAREIAGHTTIGEGGKYLLELAERNRFHILEFPRRGFPPQFGIPVATTRKPGEEKEITPLELAERALRGESFLLLVGLGRHGLPKEIFKTARYHMDITGNGISLETCTAIGAIPARISTLMEALKWRTHGKRTWRGY
- a CDS encoding RNA-guided endonuclease InsQ/TnpB family protein, giving the protein MRRAVTVKLQPSKKQEKALFELAQATAIIWNKLNYQRLKQFKEFGKTDFSTTEKEAYYEFKNWIGGSTVQQLARKNAESWRSFFSLNRRKKNGELPEWSKPRPPKFVREEDGRKLFVIPLRNDQYRINGNVLELRRLGKFGILKIQFKGRIHLKGKQGRLEITYDKVKRRWYAHISVTVEEKFEGGEWVALPRRPKGSLSAGIDLGVNNLMAVYVENGESFLVNGRPLKSIDFYWRRKIAEYQSKLNKSGAKTSRKLKRMHERAKLQAKHYINTAVRQTVRRLYEIGVSKIVVGYPKSIARNSDKGKKQNFLLSHVWRFNYVIKRLKEVSEEYGISVVVVNEAFTSQSCPLCGQHHPNARFVRGLFKCRREGVVMNADLVGAFNILRKVKAITPSLEGLKAFKVRGNWPKTGPEGSKTQFVLGLNETPQTSLPLG
- a CDS encoding PDDEXK family nuclease gives rise to the protein MADYFLISLSNRENLELCIEYGLAGFTNSINGLWTFFDIDVGDYVSFLYGARVRNLYKVTKKVAYKNAENLPPWPPITFRSKRTYYFPFRLVLKQEREFNEPMVRPEFSYVAENLLLRGGYRKTHFQADTVTFYNVSEMGTVFDGETKHLELNAETFEPKIVFKRENQRPPEKFYFRELVLQSLVRRKIQYSILKDALEFFGVDSTPEEFEVLGEKALPEGYVDIFIKLRHPRGTNKYLPVEVKTGKAQSKDLGQLMGYINEFSNETVGGILIAKDFPRSILNNPKILAVRYYFKDIDPSEEYSYEELLKMLTLEVIE